TTTATGTTGTTCTTCTGATTTTCTGATGATCAGATGCAAAGGCTTATTGCTTCCTTTCTGAGCTTCAGCAGCAGAATGAGGGCTAACCCCTTCATCTAGAGACAAAATGATAGCGTGCTTCATAAACCAGGGACCGTCCATTATGCTCCTCATTCTCTCCTGATCCTCCCTTTTAAGTGTACCAGACTGCAGCACCAGTAAAAACACATGAGGTCCAGGAGCAGAGAGATACAAACTCTCTTTAAACCACGCTGTGGTCTGATCTACAGAGAGTTCAGGATCAAGCAGGTGAGGAGTGTTGATGACCGTGATGTATCTTCCCTCCACCTTTCCTCTGGCTCTCTCACTGTGCTGCTCTACTGAAGGAGGAGCTTCAGTATCAAACGCATGTCTGTTCAGGATGAAGTTTCCCACTGTGCTGATCTCAGAGCTGCTCTCCCCCAAAAGAACAATCCTCAGCTCTGACACTagacaataaatgaaaaaaataacatcatcTGGTAATTTGTTACAAAtttatattttccttttaacaaaaaaaattctctaagagaaacaaaattctcttaTCTTGCAGCCTTTATCAAACTAATTAATTTTGCCTTTTTGTGTAGAGAATGAGGTttgatttagatttatttagattttagttCACACTTACAGCAAGTGCATCATCATTAGCATAATGTATAGTATTAGATTTAGTAATCATTTAGTAGTTTCAATTacacagaatatatatatatgccgtATAACTTACTATGAGGAGGGGACTTCATGCTGGTCCCCCTCCGAATGCTTGATGGATCTGCACCAGAACCATAGAAGCACATTAGTTTTGCTTAGCTAATTGTATGTACAGTATTCTGGCATTCTAAAATCACAAGATTAGCCTGAACTAAAAATGGAAAGGCAACAATATTGTGGCATCCCACAACTGGTTGCACCGGCATAGAAGTGGCCATGCAGAGAGGCTCTTAGGAAATCCCCCATGTTCCAGTTAAAAAGGTACTCCTGCTATAGTTGCTGTTTTTGTGGATATTGATCATAATTGTGACCTAGGAGGGTTTCCCTCTGGTTCTTCTTCACCAAGACACTACATTAAATTCCATTCAGGACCCTTTATTTTGAGTGGCCCTTTTAGATAAAACAAACTCTTAATGGACTTTCAGTAACATATCAGAagcatatgagggttaggattaggttttgggttgaggttaaggttagggttagcaTTAAGGCCAGGGTTGTTGGGTAACGTTGGGTTTTGCGTAaaggaagtaacatattaatgATGAACTTCTACTACGTacttactgtaaataaatgcatctacaagatatttacttcaatgtattcgaatgcttcactactgctattTCACTGACATGTTGACGTTACTGATAATGTGTTACGAGTTTaataatcatctacaaaggatgactcaaaataaagtattaccattctattttatttacctCATAGGATTTTTTCAATTTAACCATGAACATGTTTACTGACTCTGCTACAAATGCTGGACAGCTGAAAATATAATTCTCTGACAAAGTAAGTAAGTGTGCTGGCACATCCTCCACCTGTGAGAAAGCACCTTATATAGAAGAGAAGGAGCCCTTATCAGCATCCAGTGTAATGCttgttagctctgttagctcagTAGCTTATGTAAAGAAGCAGCTTCTGTTACTTATCCAATATGGAAACCTACCAAAGTCCCTTGGCTGTcctaaacaataaaacatgttcCTCTGTGTTATATTTTTCAGTTCATTCACCTAAATAAAGTAAGCCTAATGCGCTACATTATattcttattattcttattctttTCCCTGCAGTAAACCAGATACACATTCCTGAAATCATTTGAATACTGAAATATCAGAATTAGCCAGAATACACATCTTTAGATTTAATGGGCTCAGCATTTAGTCCAAAGTACTGATATTTACTAGCAACTTATAAAAGTTTgagatttttctttgtttgttttatgtttccCACTCAGGAAGAATGACAAATCATGAGAATCAATAGTTACTAAACACTCATTGTagtgcaaaatataaacaagaacacatgtttattttgtgttttattttctcggAGTTTCTAGAGGTGCCAGTAAatcacagtatgttttttttaacacattctctattcTTTGAATAATATTACCTCAATTACAATATGAGAGCGTACAATGAATTTGATAAAAAAGACACAGGCTGACTGATTAGAAATGCAACTGCAGTCAAACATCACTGGAAGGCCTAAAGATTGTAAGCACTTTAAGTTTACAGTATATAACCATGTCTGTGTGCACTAGTTTAGCTTCTttgttgtttctttagtttttccatatagtattttcatttgattaagtttattttgaaatattcagGGTTTAGACTCAGTAGAGgacaaatgtgcttctgaagAGGCCACAATAATCATGtgacagtctgactgtaatcaGTGCAATTAGCTTATAAGTCAGAGCTCAAGAATTTAAACCTGTTGGTCTTgtttagataatggatggatcaCATGAAAACAAAATTGTTTGTTTCATATTCACACTTTACCATACTTCTCCTTACCTAGTTTATGTGTGTGCACAAACATTAATTATGAAGCAGTTGtaaatattatgtattatatattgtgTAAGTACTGGGGTTAAGTAATACCACTTTgtaagtacattttatttttaattcatgtAGTTCACTGGTTGGTTCAGATTTCAGGGGACTTCTGTTTTAAAGGACTTTGGGGGACTGAAAATGGATGTATACGTGTTTTTTAAGAGAGAGTTGTGCTGTGTTTTCCCCTTTTGCTGCATGCCATTTCTGTGAGTTACGCCATTAAATCTGAGGGACGTTGACCCTCTCCCCAGCTAGTTTATTCTGAGAACCCCCTATGCTACAATATTATGAAAGttagaatttttttgtttgaaatgcCTTCAGGTTATAACCATTATATATAACTTTAACTGTGTCAGTTGTGTGAGTAAACATTACTTAATTCAACTACACAAATGTATGCATGTAAGAAAAAGAGCCATTATGTATcagggagcaaggaggcggatgcatatgcagagataagcgacttATTGCGGGCAAAACACTGTattgtttaaaatgattcaATCATATCAACTGGTTAAATTATACAAATAATggtgaaaacaaatatgaaattatataaaaagtaatagttttttttatttttatttttttattgagaaGTAATATCAAATATCACATTCAACAAATCCCATACAGAATTGTGCGAAATACATACATCCAACATTTGTAGAATATTAAAAGAAGAATATACCCCTcagttttgtgtttattctaaacCAAACCAAGACTAACAAAAAAGCAGACAAacagtacacaaacacacacactcgggGGGGGCGGGGTCTAACCAGTCGGCATAAATGGAAGTGCATTAAAATATTCTAGAAATGGATTCCATTTTAAGTAAAATGCTGTAGTATTACCTCTGACAGTAAACcttattttctctaatcttAGAAAATGTAAGACATCTTGGAGCCACAACGTAAAAGATGGTGGGATTGGTGATTTCCATGCTAATAGAATCCGACGTCTTGCCAATAAGGATGTGAAGGCGAGGACAGTCAGTTGAAGTCGGGACAGGGAGGGGAAGCCAGTTGTTAGGCCAAAGATAGCAATAAAGGGACAGGGAGCAATCCGCAGTTTTAAAACTTGAGACATTGTGTCAAAATAACGGGaccaaaaattaaataatgatgggcaaagaaaaaacatatgaCTTAAGTTGCATGGTGAGGTGCCGCATTTGTCACAGCGATCACTGAACGAATTGGGGTAAAACCTCGCCAATTGAGATTTAGATCGGTGAACTCTATGCAAAACCTTAAACTGTATTAACTGGAATTTTGCACAGGGTGCGCAGGTGCGAATTTGTCTTAAGGCTTCGTCCCAATGCTGCTGAGAAAGTGTAATACCCAGCTCCTGTTCCCAGGCGCTTTTGACCTTATCATTGGAGTGATTGTCCAAAGCCATAATGTGGAAGTATATTTTGGAAACAAGACCTTTAGAACTGTGATTTAAATTCAACAGATCGTCCCAAGACTGATCGGTCGGGGGGCAAGTGTGGGTTTGAAACTGAGAGGAAATAAAATGccttatttgaaaatatctgaacaTATGTGAAGAGGGCAGTCCGAACTCTGAAACTAATTGAGCAAAACTGGAAAGAATACCATTTTTATAGAGATCCCTGAGGGATCTAATACCTTTATCATGCCAGATTCTGAAAGCAGCATCATGCAAACTCGGGGgaaataaatgattattcaATATATGCATCCTATGGGATGGAgctaagaatttaaaatattgccTAAATTGACCCCAAATTTGGAGAGAAGCGATTACCAGGGGGTTGGAGGAATGATTAACATATCTAATCGGTAGCGGAGAGGTAAGTAATACGAGTAGGGAGGAAGAGGGACAGGAACGAGACTCCAACTCCCACCAACCCCGCCCAGTAGCCTTAAACCAATAAAGcaatttttgaatatttgttgcccagtagtaaaataaaaagtttggaAGGGAAAGGCCACCATAAGAAACAAAATTTTGTAACACAGATTTTCTGACCCTGTGTCATGCATTCTGCGAAGGAGcgggacttcatctcccagagtgctagGGGAGACCACGTGATCGTTCACGTGATAGGGGACTCAGCCTTTGAAAACTCCAAACCCCAAGATTCTCAGACAGGTCACGTGGTTTCCCCatgcacctatcagcgctctcagTCACCGGATTATTAAACTCTTCACCTGATGCTCATCCCCTGCTAATATTTAAGCAGGGATTCCGGTTGAAAACTTCGTGAAGTATTGTTTAGACAATCACTGAGTGTTCTCTGATTCTGCTattctgtatattttgtgtatcgAACCTTGGACGTATTTTCCGtgtatgatttgtgtttttgcccCTTGGATACTGTTGCCCTGTTTCGGATGGTTTCTTGTTATCGATTACTGGACTGGATATTATACTGTGAGTTGTGTTTTTCCCTTTGGACTGAGTGGAAGATTAAAGTCACCGCACTttatctgcgagcgtctgcCAATCTGTCTGACCGTCACAGAATACTTCGCCACTATGCAGACGGCAGAGAAGGACGCTATCCAAAGGGCGCTCTCGGAGCAGGGACAACTCTTGGGACAACATCAGATTGTTCTCTCAGGAGTAACACGGTCTTTGGAATCCCTGAGTAATCAACAGTCGGAACAGCAAGCTCAGCTGGTGCAGCTCGTGAATAGCATCAAAGAAATGTCCAGTCACTTCCGCGCCACAAATCTGACTGATCAGCCGGCGGTGCTCGCACCTACTTCTCCCGCCGCTGCTACTCCACAAACTACATTTCCGGTTAGTAAGCCCGATAAATTTTCAGGCAATCCGGATCAGTGTAGAGGTTTCCTGTTACAATGCTCAGTGTTTTTTGATAATTCACCCGTCGCTACAGACCAAGCAAAAATATCGTTTGTGGTATCAAGACTAGCTGGTAAAGCATTAGACTGGGCTACTGCTAGCTGGTCCTCGTTTAGTAACTGGACCTATGCACGTCTTTTGAAACAATTCAGACTCTTTTTTGATCACCCCATGAGGGAAAAGTGAGTGGAGAACGTTTAGCCCAGTTATGACAGGGATCACATTCTGTGGTAGAATACGCCTTAGAGTTCAGAACTCTCGCTGCCAGCAGTGGCTGGAATGAAGCTGCCCTTTTGGTGACATTCAGGCAAGGATTGAAACCAGAAATCCTTAATGAACTGGCTAGCAGGGATGATTTAAGTTTGGACCAGTTAATATCGTTGGCAATAAAGCTAGATCACTTATTGAACTCCCGTAAGAAGAAAGAAAGTTTCAGGAACCCCAAAAGCACATCTCACCATTTTCAATTGAGAAGGGAACCTACAGAAGGCTCTGAACCCATGCTGTGTGACTCATCCCGATTATCACAAGAGGAGAGACAACATCGTCTCTCCCATCATTTGTGTCTGTTCTGTGGGCAACCCGGTCATCATATAAGAGAGTGTCGCAGGAGGACCTCTCAAAGCAAGGCGCCGACCCCTGGAAAGCACGCGGAGTTTACTTCGCGTGCTAATGTGGTGAGTATACCCACAAAGGGGTTGGTCTCCAAATCTGTTCTACTACCGGTGCGGTTGTGCCTTTACCATAATAATATTATCGTTTCAGGATTGATCGACTCAGGAGCTGAGGGGAATTTCATCAATACTTGGATTGTGAAGAAGCTACAGATCCCTGTACAAAACCTACAACAGACCCTTAAAGTTACTGCTTTGGATGGCGATCCTGTGGGGCCTAGCCCCATCACCCAGGCCACTATCCCCATCAAAACGCAAGTCAGTGCTCTCCATTCTGAAAACCTATCGTTTCTCATATTGGAGCAATCAGATTTTGAAGTGATTTTGGGACTTCCATGGTTGGAGAAACATAATCCTACAATTTCCTGGACAGAGCGTACTGTAACAAAATGGTCAGACTATTGTGTGCAAAATTGTATTGGTATGCCGTCCCTTTCTCTCAGGTCCACAACCATTGAAAGCCCTGATTCGAATTCTACGTTTAGTATTCCCTCTGAATATCTGGATTTAAAGGAAGTGTTCGAATAGAAAAACGCCACCCAACTGCCACCCCACAGACCTTATGATTGTGCCATTGAACTGGTTTCAGAGCCAATACTGCCCAAAGCCCGAATATATCCCCTAACGCAGGAAGAACAAAAAGCCCTGGATGTGTATATCAATGAAGCTCTGGAACAAGGTTTTATCAGGCCTTCCACCTCTCCGATAGCCTCAAGTTTCTTCTTCATCAAGAAGAAAGATGGGGGCTTAAGGCCCTGTATAGACTACCGAGCACTCAATCAGATCCCTAAGGCCTACCCATACCCTTTGCCTTTAGTTCCAGTAGCACTAGAACAGCTCCAAGATGCACAGTACTTTACCAAACTTGACCTCCGCAGCGCGTATAATTTGGTAAGGGTGAAAGAAGGTGATGAATGGAAGACTGCCTTCgtgaccactagggggcactatGAATATTTGGTTATGCCTTTCGGACTCTCTGTCGCCCCCTCTGTCTTCCAGGCATTCATAAATGATGTCCTTAGAGACATGTTAGGTAAATTCGTGATAGCATACCTTGATGATATTTTGGTATATTCCCCCTCCTGGGAAACCCATGTATCCCACGTCAGAGAGGTATTGAAAAGATTGTTAAAGAATAACTTGTTCCTAAAAGGAGAGAAGTGTGAATTTCATTTGCGTTCGGTCGCGTTTCTGGGGTATATTATTAGTCCACAAGGAATTGTTATGGACGATCACAAGGTTGAAGCAGTATTGGATTGGCCACAACCCAAGTCTGTAAAGGAGTTGCAGAAGTTTTTGGGATTCTCCAATTTTTATCGTAGGTTTATTAGAAATTATAGTACTATCGCCGCCCCTCTGACCTCTTTGCTAAAAGGAAATCCCAAGAAATTAGCCTGGAATGAGGATGCAGAAAAGGCATTCCAAAACCTTAAAACGGCCTTTACTAATGCCCCGGTTTTAACACATCCGCATCCAGAACAGCCATTTGTGGTAGAAGTAGATGCTTCAGAAACAGGAGTAGGGGCTGTTCTATCGCAGAGGACCGGGTCTCCAATGAAGTTACACCCCATTGCGTTCTATTCCCATAAGATGTCCCCAACGGAGAGAAATTACGGGATCGGGGATCGAGAATTATTAGCCATTAAACTAGCACTGGAAGAATGGCGACACTGGCTAGAAGGTGCCAATCATCCATTCACGGTTTTAACTGACCATAAGAATTTAGAGTATCTTAGGACAGCCAAGAGATTGAATGCACGACAGGCTAGgtggtctttgtttttctcGCGCTTCCGATTTAGCATAACCTATAGACCGGGGACCCGCAACACAAAAGCCGATGCTCTGTCTCAGAAGTTTTCCACTGGAGGTATTCTGGACCCTGAAAAACGGTCACATCTGATTCTTCCCCCAGAAGTTAGAATCTCATCCATTCGTTGGAGGATAGATGAAGAGATTGAGGAGGCCCTATCACAGGTTACTATCCCTGAGCAGTGTCCCCCAGAGAAGCTATATGTTCCCCCATCTTTCCGAGCAGAGCTCATCACATGGGCACACTCCTCTTTGACATCAGGGCACCCAGGTGAGACTCGGACACAGCAACTCTTGGTCAATAGATATTGGTGGGAAGCCATGCTCCAAGACATTCACTCCTTTGTGGCATCGTGCTCCGTTTGTGCTCAATGTAAAACGCCAAAGATGTTACCAGCGGGGAAACTGTTACCCCTACCGATCCCTAACAGACCATGGTCGCACATAGCTCTGGATTTTGTGACGGACTTGCCCAGATCGCAGAATTTTACCACTATTATGACAGTGGTAGACCGATTTTCTAAAGGAGTAAGGTTTATACCCTTTGAAGCCCTTCCTAGTGCCTTTCAAACTGCTGAAACTTTATTTCAGTTAGTGTTCCGGTTTTACGGGATTCCTGAAAACATAGTCTCCGATAGAGGACCACAGTTCACGTCTAAGGTATGGACTGCATTCTTTGAACACTTGGGGGTTTCACTTAATCTATCCTCGGGTTACCATCCGGAATCCAACGGACAATGTGAACGGGTCAACCAGGAGCTGGGGAAATTCCTAAGGCTGTTCTGTCTAGACAACCCAGTAGACTGGTCAAAGTATTTGCTCTGGGCGGAAATGGCACAGAACTCCTTAATCAGTTCTGCTACAGGTTTAACGCCTTTCCAGTGTATTTTAGGCTATCAGCCACCGGTCGCACCATGGACCGGAAGCCGAACGGATGTTCCAGCAGTGGACGAGTGGATGAAGAGAAGTGAACAAGTCTGGGAGCAGACACATCAGAGAATAGAAGGAGCCATCCGCCGACACAAGGAACAATCAGACAAGCATCGAGGGCCAACTCCTACATACGAACCAGGGGATCGGGTGTGGTTGGCCACCAAGAACTTGCGACTAACTGAGGGAAGTTGTCGCAAGCTGTCTCCCAAATATATAGGTCCTTATAAAGTAGTCAAGAAGATTAATGAAGTTACCAACAAATTAGATCTACCCCCACTGTCTCGTATGTCTAACTCCTTCCATGTATCTCTTCTCAAGCCCGTGGTTACAGGTCCGTTAGACGAGGAGACGCCAGACGCCACACCCCCGCCACCGGAGTGGATAGGAGAGCCAGTGTACGCGGTTCGGAGACTGCTGGATTCACGCAGGCGTGGCGGACTTTTACAGTACCTCGTTGACTGGGAGGGCTATGGCCCAGAAGAAAGGACCTGGGTGCCGGCCCGAGACGTGCTGGACCCGGGCCTCGTCAGGGACTTTCACAATCGGCGTCCAGATAGGCCGGCACCCCGTCCACGAGGTCGCCCACGCAGGGGGGTTCTCTTGCTCACTGCCTGCCCGTCTGCGGTCCAGGAGGGATGGTTCGGGGTTACCCCGACGCTCCGGCGATTCTGGTTTGGCTCCTGTTCCGGGGTCCGGTGGTGGTGGGAATGGTCGTCCTGGTCGTCCCCGTCTTCGGGTCCGCCCGGACTCTTTGGGGGGGGTACTGTCATGCATTCTGCGAAGGAGcgggacttcatctcccagagtgctagGGGAGACCACGTGATCGATCACGTGATAGGGGACTCAGCCTTTGAAAACTCCAAACCCCAAGATTCTCAGACAGGTCACGTGGTTTCCCCATGCACCTATCAGCACTCTCAGTCACCGGATTATTGAACTCTTCACCTGATGCTCATCCCCTGCTAATATTTAAGCAGGGATTCCGGTTGAAAACTTCGCGAAGTATGCGAAGTATTGTTTAAACAATCACTGAGCGTTCTCTGATTCTGCTattctgtatattttgtgtatcgAACCTTGGACGTATTTTCCGtgtatgatttgtgtttttgcccCTTGGATACTGTTGCCCTGTTTCGGATGGTTTCTTGTTATCGATTACTGGACTGGATATTATACTGTGAGTTGTGTTTTTCCCTTTGGACTGAGTGGAAGATTAAAGTCACCGCACTttatctgcgagcgtctgcCAATCTGTCTGACCGTCACACCCTGGGGGGATTTCCATCCCAAATAAATGATGCAATTAACTGGTCGAGCGCTTTGAAAaattttttaggtaaaaatagtGGGATATTCTGgaatagaaaaagaaagcgAGGTAATACATTCACTTTAATTACATTGATTTTAgctagggcggcacggtggcgtggtgggtagcgctgtcgcctcacagcgaggagggcctgggttcgattccccggccgggcggccagggtcctctctgtgtggagtttgcatgttctccccgtgtctgcgtgggtttcctccgggttctctggtttcctcccacagtccaaagacatgcagtcaggccatttggacatgctgaattgcccctgtgtgtgagtgactgtctgtgtctgtctgtctgtctgccctgcaatggactggcgacctgtccagggtgtatcctgccttccgcccgaagactgctgggataggctccagcatccccccgcgaccctgacggagaagcggcttagaaaatggatggatggatggatgggatgaTTTTAGCTATTAATGTCAAGGGGAGAGCTCTCCATCTTTGAAAGTCCAACTTAAGCTTATCCATGAGCAGGGAGTAGTTAGCAtcaaagagggagggaaaagtACGAGTTATATTTACACCAAGATACTTGAACCCGGAAGGAGAAAGTTTAAAGGGTGTGGAGGCCTGTGAAAGAGACCTTGCTGCTGGGGAAGCATTCGCTTTTCTGCAGATTCAATTTGTATCCAGAAAAAGAGCTAAATCTGTTAAGCAATGCCAGGATGGAAGGAAAACAACTCTCTGGATCTGTGACATATAGTAATAAATCATCCGCATATAAGGATAATTTAATTTCGGAACCAAAACGGGAAATTCCCCGGAAAGAATTAAGAGAGTTCAGTGCAATGGAGAGGGGCTCTATAGCAAGTGCAAAAAGTAGAGGAGACAGAGGACAGCCCTGTCTCGTTCCACgaaacagagggaaaaaatCTGACCTGACCCCGTTAGTACACACGCTAGCTTTAGGAGAGGAGTATAACAATTTTATCCAGGATATGAAATTGTCCTTGAATCCGAATTTATACAACACATTGAATAAGTAATTCCATTCCACTCtatcaaatgccttttcagcaTCCAAAGAGACAAGTACCTCAGAAGTAAGGGTTGATCCCTTTGTGAAAATAACATTAAGAAGTGTTCGTGTGTTAAAGAAAAGCTGTCGCCCTTTAATGAAGCCATTTTGAGCTGAAGATATTATATTGGGGAGAACAGCTTCCAAACGTAGAGCCAGAGCTTTAGCTAAAATtttaatgtctgtgtttaatagcGACAGAGGCCTGTAGGAAGCACAAGATGTAGGGTCCTTGTCTTTTTTCAATAACAAAGATATTGAAGCTTGTGTCATAGACTGTGGCAGTGACCCAACCCCCAGCGACTCCTCAAAAACTGCCAGAAGGAGAGGCCCAAGCTTTTTCtcaaattttttgaaaaattcgAGCGGAAATCCATCCGGGCCTGGTGCCTTGTTAGTTTGCATAGTTTTAATGGCCGCTCGGATTTCATCCAAAGTTAAAGGAGACTCAAGCTCCTGTGCCAATGCGTGGTCAACTGTTGGAAACTCAAGCTCATTAAAGAATGCTGACATTACTGAATCATCCGAAAGAGATTCAGATTTATCTAGGTCTGAATAATATGCTTTGAAAACTTGGTTGATTGACAGAGAATCTGAGGAAGGTGTACCTCCTGAATCCATCACTTTAGGAATTATACGAGAGGCTGCTCGTCTCCTTAGTTGATGTCCTAAAAGCCTGGAAGGTTTATCACCGTTTTCGTAGTAGTTACTACGAGCATGAAGTATTAAGCGCCCTGCTTCTGTAGTTGTTATTAGGTCGTATTCAGTTTGTAGAGCAactctgtttttaaacaaagcGGGCGATGGGGAGAGAGCGTTAAGCCTGTCCAACTCGGCAATCTCCAACATCAGGGCCTGAAGTTTTAGTCTCTGTTGTTTTTTAGAAAAGGCGGTGTAGGAAATAATTTGTCCATGTAAGTATGCTTTGAGAGTCTCCCAAAGAAGCGAAGGCGAGGTTGTACTTTTCTCATTGTTAAGTAAAAATTCATCAATGGTGGAAAAGATGAATGTATTAAAAGTCTCATCTGATAGGAGTAAGGAATCGAATTTCCAAGCTGGCAAAACAGTTGGGCGGCTGGAAAACTTTAAATTTAGAGTGAGCGGAGAATGGTCTGAGATTACGATGGGGTGATATTCTGTGGAGTCTATTTGTGGAGTAAAAAAgttatcaataaaaaaataatcaatacgTGAATAGGTCTGGTGCAGGTGTG
This portion of the Pygocentrus nattereri isolate fPygNat1 chromosome 1, fPygNat1.pri, whole genome shotgun sequence genome encodes:
- the LOC108438314 gene encoding GTPase IMAP family member 6-like codes for the protein MKSPPHMSELRIVLLGESSSEISTVGNFILNRHAFDTEAPPSVEQHSERARGKVEGRYITVINTPHLLDPELSVDQTTAWFKESLYLSAPGPHVFLLVLQSGTLKREDQERMRSIMDGPWFMKHAIILSLDEGVSPHSAAEAQKGSNKPLHLIIRKSEEQHKGQVLQLLEKIEEVVTLNGGGYLTYHTNELLKAEKKNLRKGEQKD